CGATGAGCGAGTTAAACTCATGATTAAAAGTCGCTTTTGTTTCATCTTCCAAAAAGAAGTCGGGAAAATAAAAGGTGGGCTTTTCGCTCGAATAGGAGGGATTGTCTCTAAAAATTTTTTCGCCCCATCCTATAAGCAGCCTTTTTTTATCAAATTGCAATAAGGATCCGTTATTTAAGAAAGCTTCAATCATGTCAAAAGCCGGATAAGGTTTATTTCGAATAGGTGCCATGAGATTTTTATAGAAAGCGTACTTTATTAATCTAAAGCGTTGAAATCAAGCAAGAAAATCAAAAGAGTTTTAAGATAAATCGAAAATTCAAAAAAAAGCGTTAAACGAATTTTTATGTTCACAAAAAGTAGGTTTTCGGAAAAAATGGCTCTATGGACATTAGAACCATTAAAACTGTCTTTCAAGACAAGACTTAAAACCTTACCAAAGGAGGCGCTATGTCTAGAAAAAATATTCTTTTTTCACTGTTTCTAATTTTTGGTGCTGTGGATACAGCTTATAGCCTTCACCCTTTAGAGCAGCAGATTCTTTCAAAGCCGCTTCCCAAAGCTTCAAGAAGGGATTCATCCATGCAGTCCTTAAGAAAAGGAAATGTGAAAGAACTTTACTGTGATAGCTCAGTTACAACTTTCCAAGGAAAAGTTATCCCGGGAAGTCGTGTTGGCCAAGAAATACCCCTTTCAACCTTATCTTCAGCTAACATCACTGCAATTCCTGTCGGCGAGCGATTTACCGGAAGACCTTTTTATCGTTCCAGCAATGAAGTCAGCTTAAGAGACTGCGATGCCGGATTAACCTTCCACTTCGGACGAAGCTGCCGCTAAAATTTCCTCCCCGAGGTCCCTCGGGGAATTTTCTTCAATTTCAACTTTCAGAAAATTTTTGGCTGTCGAAGAATTTGAAAACGAATTTAATAAAACTATTGATTTAGCAAACTTTGTCTTGCATGAGGTGATTTAAGCGGTTTTTAATTTTAAGGATGACGGTTTCTTTAGCATCTTGGGTGTAAAGGTCCTTAACTTTGTGATCCCATACGGTGTTTGGCCAAGCGGGGTCTTTTAAAAAGCGCCCGATAACATGAATATGAAGTTGCGGCGTTTTATTTCCTATGGCTCCCACATTAATATGATCTGCTTTAAACTCATTGAGTAAAGTGGTTTGAGCCCATTTTAGTTCTTGGTTAAAGCATTTTTCTTCGCTTGGGGTTAGATCTAGTAAAAGACGAAGGTTATTCCTTCTTGGCACTAAAATTAGCCAAGGATAATGGCAATTGTCTTCAAGTAAGACCCGGCAAAAAGGCAAGTCTAGCACAAAAGCTTTTGAAAAGAGGTTTTGGTGAAGAGTAAATTCCATATTTCTTTATAAGGTAAAGGATTTAAGATAGAATTTTGGAGTATCGCTTTTATCAATCATATCGAACGCTGAACTTCCTTTTTCTTTTAAGTGAAAGCTCATTACCCCTGTCTCTGTAATAAGAGCTGAAGCTAGGTTAACGTGGTTTGCTCCTCGAATATCCGTTTCAGGGTTATCGCCAATCATGACAATTTTCTCTCTTCTAATTCCAACTTTTTCAAATTGATCGATAGCGATTTGAAAAGCTTGAGGATAGGGTTTGCCGGTATAATGCACCTCTCCACCTCTTTTTTCATATAAAGAACCTATAGCCCCTTGCCGAATGACTGCATTTAAAGGGTTGCCTTCAAAAGCGACTTTATCAGGATTAAAACAGATCATGGGCAATTTTAAAGGAAGGATTCGATCTATTTCTTCTTGAAAAGAAACCGTTTCTGTTTGGTCTTTTCCTTCGATATGAGGGATATTCAGATAAATAAAATCGGCTTCACTTGGATCAAAAGTCTCCGTAAAAGACGTTTCTTTAAAAAGATCATAGTAACTCGAAAACTGGGGATGCGGTTTAAAAAGAGGGAAGAATTTCTTACGGACAATCGGAAAGGGAAGCTTTAAGTCAAGAAGCGCTTTTTTTCCAATTTCCCCTGACGTAAGATAAAAATGGTAATGTTTTGACGCAAAAATCCCCCATTTTTCAAGTTTGCTTTTTTCTTTTTCAGCAAGCTGGCTGGAGTTGGAGAGAATGCCGACATGCTTATTGGCCATCATAAGCCTATTAAAGACCTTTTCCGCATTAGGCATTAGACCTAAACTATTTCCATTCCAAAAAACACCATAGGCATCTAAAAGTATGCCATCAAATTGATCTATTAGTTCTTCTAAACTAGAAAACTCGACTGCCATAAATAAAAGCCTTTTTTAAATTGAAAACTATAAAACAAACTCCTTTTATTTTAGAAGCAAAGAACGGTCGTGTTTTTTAAAAAATTTATTTTACTTAAATTTCTGTTATTTCTATTAAGTATCCATGCCCGCTTTGTTGAGCTATAGCAAGTGGTTTTACTGACAAAGATTAAGATAGAGCGTCTTATGAAAAAGCACTTCGTGATTTATCTTTTTGTTCTAAGTTTATTTTCATGCGAAACAAAAGAAAAACCTCGTAAACCTCCTCTAAATCATGGAGTTCAGAATCAACCGGAGAACCCTTCAAAAAAAAGCCCCAAGAGAAACTTCTTGTCTCACGGAATAGTTCAATCTCTTGAAGAAGATAAAGATAGGCAAATCACTCAAAATATTCGAAAACATCTAATGAACGACAAGACGCTTTCGTTTATCGCAAGAAATATCACTGTTATAACAGAAGATGGCGTGGTCACGCTTCGAGGTAAAGTCCCGACAGAAGTTGAAAAAAATAAAATCTCTCAAAAAATTAATCTAATCCCCTCCATTGTGACATTAAATAACAAGCTTGAAGTCTCAGACGATTAAAAACGTTCAGGCCCGAAAACAAGGATAAACTCTTCCCGCATTGACTATTTAAAATAGTTTTTTATAATGAAAAAAAGTGAGTTAACAAAGGGTAGCTTTATGAGTACAGGTTTAATGCGTGAAAAAGTGCAAAGACAAGTGTCTCAATTATCAACTTTTCTTGCGACCACCTATGTTCTTTATGTAAAAACCCAAAACTTCCATTGGAATGTGACGGGTCCTAGATTCTTTACACTCCATGAGCTTTTTGAAAAGCAATACCTTGAACTTGCTGAAGCGGTTGATGAAATAGCCGAGAGAATAAGAGCCTTAAAAGGAGTCGCTCCCGGCACTATGCATGAATTCCTTCAGCTCTCTGAAATTAAAGAATCAAAAGAACAACTCTCTGAAAATCAGATGCTTAACACACTTGCCGAAGATAATGAAGATATTGCCAATATGCTTGCCGAATGGATCCCTAAAGCTCAAGAAGATGGGGATGAGGGAACCGCTGACATTTACATCCAAAGACTGAAGCTTCATGAAAAGAATGCCTGGATGTTAAGAAGTCATATTTCAAAAGAGTAATAAATTATTCATATTTAGACACTTGATCGAAAAAAGAAGCGCCGAATTCTTCATCCAAGAGGCCGTCGAAATAATTGGCAAGGTCCTTATTTTTATCCACTAGCCAATGGCGAAACTTGTAAAATTTTTCGAAAAGGGCTTGTTTGGAAACCTTTTCTTTTTTGTATTTTTCATTGAGGACAAACTGACCGACATCAACGTGGATAGGCTCGCCTTGATAAACCCCGGTATTTTGCATAAGCGCCGGGTCTTCATCAGAGATGCCTTTCTCATGTTCTTTTAGAAGCAAGGTTAAGAGATTCTTGAGAAGAAGCTTACTCTCTTCCCATTTAAAACCCTTGATTTGCTCTTCAATTACATCGGTCAACATCAAAGCTTTTTTCTGGATAAAAAATTCATACTCATCTATCGGAATCTCCATTTTTTGACCTATCTTATCGATAAGAGAAACCTTCTTCGCAAATTCCCTTTTTTTGTTCAGATGGATAAAAACAAGTCCCGTTTCCTTTTGAAGATTGTCGTAGGCAATTCGAATGCTTTCAAAAAGAGATTCCCGTTTACGATCTTTATGAGCGCTTCGACTTAATCGATATTGGTTTACTTTTGGAATAAATGAAAATAACTTGACCCAAGGCTTGGTTTGATACCTTTGGTTTTTAAAAAATTTAAGCACATAGTTTTTATCCTGGCTTATAAAGACATAGGATTGGCACCCTTTGGAAAAGTAGGAAAATTCCTGATCTAAAATAGCGTTCGCAATCTCAAAATCCCCTTCGTGAATTCTAGTTGGCTCCCACCTTGCATCGCTTGGGTAGGCCGATAAAATATTTGAATTGGTAAAGCCATCTGTTAGCCAGTAATAACTTCTTCCAAGAAAAGCTCCTAAGAAAAGCAAAAGAAAGAATATTCGTAATTTATATTTTTTTATGAAATTCATAACGGGCGCTTAAGGATTTATTGATTCAAAATGATAATAGAGTTTTTAAATTTTTTTTTCCTAGCTCATTTTTCCAATCAAAGCGTTATTTAGAAAGAAGTCCAATATTAAATTGCACTAGATATAAGGGTTCCTCTATATATCACTTTAGCTTAGCCGGATTTCTAATAGGGTTATTTCATTTAAGCCTTATAACAACAATCAACGAAAATGATGTCCCAAAAAATTACTTATGAAAAAGATGAGGGTTTCAGTAAGAAAAAACCTTCCTTCATTCAAAGAATGCTTTCTTTATTCACATATACCCAAAAAATTGGAATCATTCTTTCATTAGTGGCTTTTGCAACGCTATTAACTAGTTTTCTTTTGCTAAAGGCCCAAAAAGAAGAAATGTTTACCCTAAAAAAGGAGATGCAAGGTCTCTCTTTGCAAAAATCTATCCGTGAAGCTTTTGAAGGCATTGTAAAACATAAAATTTTATCTCACAGGTATTTGGAAGGCGATGAGTCTATCAAACAAGAAATAATTGAACTTCAGGATGTCATATCAAGAAACATTGCCGAACTTGTGGAACTGACGCATCTTTTGCAAAAAGATCTTTCTCTCGAAGATAAAGATTTTGAACTGAGGGAAGAGCAGGAAACCGCTCCCAAACAACTTTTAAAACAATGGGAAGATTTTTCAACCGAAGCTTTTGAAACCTCTCCCGATATTAGCGATGCTTTTCATATTACTTTGATCGATGGGTTGCAATCTCTGCTTAAAACAGTGGGCGATACCTCAAAATTAAATTTCGACTCCGAATTAAAAACCCACTATCTCACTCAAAGCCTTCTTGAAACTTTGCCGGAAGCTCAGGATACGATCGCTCAAATCCTAACCCTTCTTCATCGAATAACTTTAGAAAATAAATCCAATTATGACGACCAGCACCGTTTGACTTTCTTAACGACGGTTTATAGAAATAATTTAGATCGTTTGCAGCAAGCACTTAACAAAGTCATTTATACCGAAAAAAGCGAACACAATAATGAAAATATCAATTCCAATTTAGTGACACCTCTCAACTCTTATGTGGAAAACGGAAAATCATTTGTTCAGTTGATCGATCAATTTCAATATGCGCTAGAGAGAAGACGGGAAAATGAAACTGAAAAAGGGCTGTTTCCTTTTTCTGAAAGCAACTTATTTGGAATAAAAGCTTTAAATAAGAGTTTTTTATTGGTTGATGCCCTTTCTCAACATACCGATCGATTATTGCAAAATAGATATGATTCCCTTTATCGATTCTTTTATCGCCTTCTATTGACAATACTTGGAACTCTTCTTGCAGCCCTTTTAATAGGGTTTATCGTAGCTAAAGATCTCAATCGATATACAAACGGTGTTTATGAAAGCGTCAGACAATATTGCGAAGGCAACCTGAATGCAAGAGCCCCTGAAGCGAATGATAAGGCCCTGCAAAAATTTACCATCCTTTTAAATGAATTAGCGGTTCGTTTTGACAGTATGACCGAAGATTTAGAAAAAGCAGGCGTTGATCTTTCTACTTCTACTTCTCAATTATCTGAAGCTGCCGACTATCAAAAAGAGTCCGTCAGCCAGCAAGAAAAAACTATTCAGGAAATTTTACAGACAGCGATAGACATATCCCTTACAACTCAACAATTTGCCAAAACAACTAATGATATTAGTAAGGCGGCTGAGGAAACCTCAATGCTTGCCTCTCTTGGGGCAAAAGACCTTGCCAAAATGGAACAGACAATGAGACAAATGGTACAGGGAACAGAAAATATCACAGCAAAACTTGCGGTCTTAAACGAAAAGACCTCTTCTATTACAAGTGTCATTACAACGATTACGAAAGTTGCGGATCAAACTAACCTGCTTTCTTTAAATGCAGCCATTGAAGCTGAAAAAGCAGGAGAGCATGGAAAAAGTTTTTCAGTTATTGCCAAAGAAATCAGAAGGCTTGCCGACCAAACAGCCAATGCGACTTTAGACATTGAAAAAATGATCAGCGAAATGATTAATGCCGTGACAGAAGGGGTCATTGGCGTGGATAAGTTCACTGAAGAAATTAGAAGCGGAGTGAATCAAGTATCCCAGGTGAGTGAAAAACTAAGCACCATTATTGAGCAAGTAGGTGAACAAGCTTTGGGTTTTGAAAATGTGAATCAAAAGATGCAGGGTCTTTCAGAAGGGGCCCTTCAAATTAATAACTCTATGGAACTTCTATCGGAAACTGCCGGAAAAACTTCTTTGGCTATTCATCAATTCAGCCAGGCCATTGAGATGCTGACAAATCTTGCCGATAAGATGAGAAATCTTGTTGCTAAAACTAAAAAAATTTAAAAAATCTTTATCTATTTAGAAAAATAAATTTTTTATTTTCCACTAATAAAGAAGCTTTATTTAAATCAAAGAGATTTTTTATAATTTCCTTTTTGATATCAATCCTATTCTAAATAGGCATTAAAAAGGAGATTTTCCATGGATTTCAATTTAAAAGGTAAGAGAGCTTTTATAGCTGGCGTTGCAGACGATCAAGGATATGGGTTTGCTATTGCGAAAGCTCTTGCCGAAGCCGGCTGCGAGATTATTGTCGGGACCTGGACGCCTTTAATGAATATCTTTCAAATGAGTTTAGATCGAGGCAAATTTGATGAATCTAGAAAATTAAAGAGCGGCTTTGTTTTGGAATTCACAAAAATCTATCCCCTCGATGTGGCTTATGACAGTATGGAAGAGGTTCCCGAAGAGGTAAAATCGAATAAACGCTATCAAGGATATGATAACTACGCGATTAAAGAAGTTGTGGAACTTGTAAAAAAAGATTTTGGTTCCATAGACATATTAGTTCACGCTATCGCAAATGGCCCGGAAGTGACAAAACCGCTTCTTGAAACATCAAGAAACGGCTATTTGACAGCTGTCAGCTCATCAGCCTATTCTTTTGTCAGTCTTTTAAAACATTTTGGTCCTATAATGGGAAAAGATGGCGCCGCTTTGTCTTTAACCTATATTGCTGCCGATAAAGTCATCCCGGGTTATGGGGGCGGTATGAGCTCTGCAAAAGCCGCGCTTGAGAGCGACACAAAAATCCTTGCCTATGAAGCCGGAAGAAAATGGGGTGTTCGAGTTAACACAATCTCTGCCGGACCCTTTAAAAGCAGGGCCGCTAAAGCAATTGGTTTTATTGAGACGATGATTGAATACGCTGAAGCCAATGCTCCTTTACAAAGAGAGCTATATGGCGAAGATGTGGGTAGGAGCGCTTTATTCCTTTGCTCCCCTCTTGCTTCTGCGATCACCGGCGTAACTTTATTTGTTGACAACGGGTTGCATGTAATGGGGGCGGTTCAAACTGGACTTGAGAATTATAAGCCTGCTTCAGTGTAAAATAGTCTTCATAAGCCTCTTGAGCTTTTCCCTCTTTAATAAGACGGGAAAGCTCATATTCTAAAGCGTCCGGCGAGTGAAAGCAAAAGCTTGAAAATCTTTTATCACTCCACATCCTATAATTTTGCCCTTCTATCGTAAGCCATTCCGGGATTGAGATTCGAGTCCAAGTATCCACTGTCAGGTCAATCACGCCCAAAATATCTGCTATAAAGGTTACGCATTGTTTAGAGGATAAATCATAAGTCGGGTAGGAGTAGGACCCGATAAAATTAAAGATAGCCTCAAACTGATCATCTGTCAGATTAATTTTAGCAGCCATTGTTGGAGTATGTTTGCCTGCGCCTTGCTCTAAAAAACCATCTTTTAGGGGAGTTTGTAAATATCTAACAGGGTTTGGATCTTTTTTTCTGAATAATTGATCCATCCCCTTGAAGTAGCCAATATCTCCTCTCTCTCCGCTAAATCCGCACTCAAAAAATAAGGGTTTTCCTTTAAGCGTTCCTTTTAAAAGCACCCAAGCGTGACCAAAAGTGGCCTCGGTATTTTTAGCTCTTTTTTTTAAGCTTTCAAAAAAGGAATTTCCATCTTTGTAATCAAAATAGGGCGCATCTACAAGGATAATTACAAAGGGAAGTGCTTTTTCCTCTACTGTGAATAGCGATAATTTCAGTAGAATTACTAAAAGTGAAACAAGAAAAAAAGATCTTTTGAAGGTTGTCATGGACTTACCCTACGTCTGATAATTTATTGTTAAAAGTAATTCGTTTTTGCTAAATTCAGCTATAGGCCTAAAGAAAATTTGCCAATCCCCTCTCTCTTCTGTAATTTCAGAAAAACGTTTTCCCGTTTGAATGTGGCCTACCGCTTTTTCATTAAGCTCAAGCTTTAAGGCAAGGTTTGATTCGGGAAAAAGAAGAGGTTTATTTAATTCAAAAATGGTTCCGGAAGGGGCTTTCAATCTCGAGTTGTTTCTGCTTAAAAAAATAGAAAAAAGCTCTTCCGGCGATGATGGAATTTCTGAAATAAATAATGGGCTTAGGTGAACAAGGAATTTTAATTTTTTACCTATTTTCTCGAAGTTTAAAATCTTAAGTCCCCGACCTTGTAAAACAAGAGAACTTTTCAGATTTTTATTAAAGATGATCTTTAAAGGGTGCGCTTTTTTCCAAAGGCTTTCTTGCGGCTTCTCTTCAATATACCAAATGGCTAAAAAATCATCTTCTTTTATGACTTTGGCTTGATTGAAAGAAGGGATTGGGAGGGTCTTGCAATCTAAACTTGAAAATAGAATGGCAGAAAGAAGTTGATCAACCAAACTTGCGCTTTTAAGAATCGCTTCTCCATCTCTTGAGTTAAAAAAGTAAAAAAAATTAGGTTTGTCGAGAGTTTGAACGCTGTTTTCCATGAAGGAAGGTCCGATAAAAACTTGAAAATCTTTATCCCAAAAAGAAGAAGAAAGGCTCGCAAGCTTTTCCTTTTGATGCTCCATAAAAAACGAAGCGGATAGCAATTCCCCTAAAAATTCAGTATCATAAAGGGCAATTTTATTAAGCTCAGTATCTTGGAGTCGGTTCTCAATAAGAGCCAATTTAAGGGCTATTTTAGGAGACGCTTTTTCGTTAATGTTGGTTTTGGCATAAGCTAAAAGGCTTTGAATAGCTTTTTCTAAAGAAGGTTCTTCTATCTTTTTAGAAAGATCCACTAAAACCGGAAGAATTTGAAGGCATAAGTTTCTATCAAAGCGTTTTTTCTCTTCAAATAAGGCTATAGGAAAGTTTCCTTTTTCCTCGCCTTCTGTCTCTTGCTCTTTTAAAATTTGATTTAAAAGAAGAAGCGCTTTTTCTCTTTCGCCTTTTTTAACAAGAAAAAGGACGTAAAGCAAATTCTCATAGGGTGAAATTCTATTGGCATCCAAATGCAAAAAATGGCTTTGGGGATGAGTGTAATCTTTAAAATTTTCCGTTACTGCATTAAGAAAGTCCCTTTCATCCATTTTAATTAACACAATTTATAAATTCAAGCCGCCGGCGACTTCGATATTTTGCCCGGTAATGTAGCGGGATTGTTCGCTTAAAAGAAAATCGATAACATCGCAAACTTCCTCCATTTTGGCGGCCCTTTGCATGGGAATTCGTTTGATATCGTCGGGCAGATCCACAGCATTTTCCAAGTAGCCTGGAGATACCATATTAACCCGTACCTGATCTTTGGCAAGATCCTTAGCTAAAGATTTTGTGTAAGCTAAAAGCGCAATCTTAGATAAGGTATAAGCAGATGTTTTACTTTCAGCTTTAAAAGCCTGTAAACCACTGACACCAAGATTGATGATCGATCCCTTATTTTTTTTAAGGGAAGGCAAAAGCCCATTACAGATAAATAGGGGCGCCAGAAAATTTGTATTAAAAAGATCTTCCCATTCAGTATTGCAAGTTTCTTGGCAAGATCGGATAAGATAGTTGCCTACATTATTTATTAAATTTTGAGTCTCTTGAAAACGATTGAGATACCTATTAATAAAATCTTCAGTCATTTCTCGATTAGTAAAATCACCCTGGATAGTTTCCGCATGAATGCCATAGAGGCTCATCAAATGATGTGCAAGATCTTGAGCTTCTTTTTCGCTTCTACGGTAATGAATGACGATATTATTTTTACGTTTGGCTAGGTGGGAGGCAATTTCTTTTCCGAGCCTTTTTGCTCCGCCTGTCACTAAAGACCATTTCATATAAAGCCTTCTTTGATTTCAATAAAAGCAGCCTCTGCACGAGATAGAGCTTCAGGCTTATACACATTGATTTGAACCCCCTTCAAAAGAGGGTATTTTTTCATCAACAAATTCTTCATATGAAGAGCATACGTTTCGATTAATTTATATTTAGTTTCTTTCGCCGCACTCTCAAACAATCTAGCGGCTTCATCATAATCGACAGTATCCTCTAAGTTATCTGTTTCCTTGCATTCGACATTCATTTTTAAAGAAACATAAATTTTTTGAGGGATAGTCCTTTCTTCTTTGTTGTTTCCTATAATGCATTCGATTTCTAAACGGTTAAATCCAACTAGAGACTTGACTTGATAGTTTCTCTCATACCAGTCTAAAAGCACATACGCTTCTTTATTTAATTTCTCTTTTCGAGCTTCGTTAATAGTCATCCAGCGGTATGACACCCCTTCATCATTTAAGATGACATCCTCTTTTTTAAAACCTGGGGCTAGTTGAGCCAAATAATCGTGCATCACAAAGTGGTTCTTCGGAAAGTATTCTTCATTAAATAGAGAGTCTTGAGTTAATGCAAAACGAACATGCGTAACTTTTAAAGCGGTCTCTTCAAAAATTTCCCTTTCGAAGGCCTCGGAAAGCGTTTCTCCAAGCTCCACTTTCCCCCCCGGCAGGGTGTAAAGCCCGCTCCATTTTGGCGCCTTAACAAATAAGATAGTGCCATCTTCTGCAAAAATAAGCCCACCAACTGTGACAAGAGGGTATCGCTTTAATTCATTCATAAGAGCCTTGCAAATAATTGATGGCTAAACGAAGCGCTTTTAAGACCCCTTGCTTCTCAACCGGTTCTGAAATGATATTTGCTTTTTCAAGCACTTCGTCACTTGCATGGGGCATTGCAATGCTGATGTCTGTTTTCTGCATCATGGGGATATCGTTATGATCATCTCCCGCAGAAATGGAAAATTCCAAATCAAAATAAGCTCTAAAAAAATCGACGACACTTCCCTTATCCCCGCTTGTACAAAGGATCAAAGAAAAATCCTGTCTTAAGGGATCGCGAAGGATGGGAGCTTTTAAATTAAATGCCGGCAAAAGATCTTTAAAAGGAAGAAGATCCTTTTTCTGTCCAAAAACCTTCAGGGCTGCAAATTCCTCAAGTGGAGGGTTTGTGATATCGACAAGCGGAACTAAGGTTTCACCTATTTGCGAGGCCCGATCTGTCATATAATTCAGTAGCTTCTTATCAATTTCAAGAGGAGCAAAATAGCAAAGGTCTTGGTTGATAAATCCTGAATAAATGGCGGATCTTGAAAATATTTCAGGAGATTTCCTTTTTATTGCGGTTAAGATTTCTTTCTTTATGTAGTTTTTGCTTATGACTTTTTTATGAGGCATTTCCAGAATCAAAGAACCATTTTCTATCGCTAAGTAGTAGGGAATCTTTAAATCGGACAAAACCGTTCGGCTCCAAAGGTAGGATCTGCCTGTAACAAAAACGATTTGCCAGCCTTCCTTATAAAGCGCTTCAAGGCCAGTTGAGATTCTTGGGTCTAAGTCATGAGCTTCGTTTGTGATAGTGCCATCAA
This DNA window, taken from Criblamydia sequanensis CRIB-18, encodes the following:
- a CDS encoding HIT domain-containing protein; translation: MEFTLHQNLFSKAFVLDLPFCRVLLEDNCHYPWLILVPRRNNLRLLLDLTPSEEKCFNQELKWAQTTLLNEFKADHINVGAIGNKTPQLHIHVIGRFLKDPAWPNTVWDHKVKDLYTQDAKETVILKIKNRLNHLMQDKVC
- a CDS encoding TIGR01459 family HAD-type hydrolase yields the protein MAVEFSSLEELIDQFDGILLDAYGVFWNGNSLGLMPNAEKVFNRLMMANKHVGILSNSSQLAEKEKSKLEKWGIFASKHYHFYLTSGEIGKKALLDLKLPFPIVRKKFFPLFKPHPQFSSYYDLFKETSFTETFDPSEADFIYLNIPHIEGKDQTETVSFQEEIDRILPLKLPMICFNPDKVAFEGNPLNAVIRQGAIGSLYEKRGGEVHYTGKPYPQAFQIAIDQFEKVGIRREKIVMIGDNPETDIRGANHVNLASALITETGVMSFHLKEKGSSAFDMIDKSDTPKFYLKSFTL
- a CDS encoding BON domain-containing protein, whose protein sequence is MKKHFVIYLFVLSLFSCETKEKPRKPPLNHGVQNQPENPSKKSPKRNFLSHGIVQSLEEDKDRQITQNIRKHLMNDKTLSFIARNITVITEDGVVTLRGKVPTEVEKNKISQKINLIPSIVTLNNKLEVSDD
- a CDS encoding Dps family protein, with translation MSTGLMREKVQRQVSQLSTFLATTYVLYVKTQNFHWNVTGPRFFTLHELFEKQYLELAEAVDEIAERIRALKGVAPGTMHEFLQLSEIKESKEQLSENQMLNTLAEDNEDIANMLAEWIPKAQEDGDEGTADIYIQRLKLHEKNAWMLRSHISKE
- a CDS encoding methyl-accepting chemotaxis protein — its product is MSQKITYEKDEGFSKKKPSFIQRMLSLFTYTQKIGIILSLVAFATLLTSFLLLKAQKEEMFTLKKEMQGLSLQKSIREAFEGIVKHKILSHRYLEGDESIKQEIIELQDVISRNIAELVELTHLLQKDLSLEDKDFELREEQETAPKQLLKQWEDFSTEAFETSPDISDAFHITLIDGLQSLLKTVGDTSKLNFDSELKTHYLTQSLLETLPEAQDTIAQILTLLHRITLENKSNYDDQHRLTFLTTVYRNNLDRLQQALNKVIYTEKSEHNNENINSNLVTPLNSYVENGKSFVQLIDQFQYALERRRENETEKGLFPFSESNLFGIKALNKSFLLVDALSQHTDRLLQNRYDSLYRFFYRLLLTILGTLLAALLIGFIVAKDLNRYTNGVYESVRQYCEGNLNARAPEANDKALQKFTILLNELAVRFDSMTEDLEKAGVDLSTSTSQLSEAADYQKESVSQQEKTIQEILQTAIDISLTTQQFAKTTNDISKAAEETSMLASLGAKDLAKMEQTMRQMVQGTENITAKLAVLNEKTSSITSVITTITKVADQTNLLSLNAAIEAEKAGEHGKSFSVIAKEIRRLADQTANATLDIEKMISEMINAVTEGVIGVDKFTEEIRSGVNQVSQVSEKLSTIIEQVGEQALGFENVNQKMQGLSEGALQINNSMELLSETAGKTSLAIHQFSQAIEMLTNLADKMRNLVAKTKKI
- a CDS encoding enoyl-[acyl-carrier-protein] reductase, translating into MDFNLKGKRAFIAGVADDQGYGFAIAKALAEAGCEIIVGTWTPLMNIFQMSLDRGKFDESRKLKSGFVLEFTKIYPLDVAYDSMEEVPEEVKSNKRYQGYDNYAIKEVVELVKKDFGSIDILVHAIANGPEVTKPLLETSRNGYLTAVSSSAYSFVSLLKHFGPIMGKDGAALSLTYIAADKVIPGYGGGMSSAKAALESDTKILAYEAGRKWGVRVNTISAGPFKSRAAKAIGFIETMIEYAEANAPLQRELYGEDVGRSALFLCSPLASAITGVTLFVDNGLHVMGAVQTGLENYKPASV
- a CDS encoding SDR family oxidoreductase, producing the protein MKWSLVTGGAKRLGKEIASHLAKRKNNIVIHYRRSEKEAQDLAHHLMSLYGIHAETIQGDFTNREMTEDFINRYLNRFQETQNLINNVGNYLIRSCQETCNTEWEDLFNTNFLAPLFICNGLLPSLKKNKGSIINLGVSGLQAFKAESKTSAYTLSKIALLAYTKSLAKDLAKDQVRVNMVSPGYLENAVDLPDDIKRIPMQRAAKMEEVCDVIDFLLSEQSRYITGQNIEVAGGLNL
- a CDS encoding dihydroneopterin aldolase yields the protein MNELKRYPLVTVGGLIFAEDGTILFVKAPKWSGLYTLPGGKVELGETLSEAFEREIFEETALKVTHVRFALTQDSLFNEEYFPKNHFVMHDYLAQLAPGFKKEDVILNDEGVSYRWMTINEARKEKLNKEAYVLLDWYERNYQVKSLVGFNRLEIECIIGNNKEERTIPQKIYVSLKMNVECKETDNLEDTVDYDEAARLFESAAKETKYKLIETYALHMKNLLMKKYPLLKGVQINVYKPEALSRAEAAFIEIKEGFI
- a CDS encoding HAD-IIB family hydrolase — translated: MDILNKIKALFLDIDGTITNEAHDLDPRISTGLEALYKEGWQIVFVTGRSYLWSRTVLSDLKIPYYLAIENGSLILEMPHKKVISKNYIKKEILTAIKRKSPEIFSRSAIYSGFINQDLCYFAPLEIDKKLLNYMTDRASQIGETLVPLVDITNPPLEEFAALKVFGQKKDLLPFKDLLPAFNLKAPILRDPLRQDFSLILCTSGDKGSVVDFFRAYFDLEFSISAGDDHNDIPMMQKTDISIAMPHASDEVLEKANIISEPVEKQGVLKALRLAINYLQGSYE